A section of the Pseudomonadota bacterium genome encodes:
- the thrA gene encoding bifunctional aspartate kinase/homoserine dehydrogenase I, whose protein sequence is MPLKKILKFGGSSVGSPSRIVSLIEIVSDPARYQEGEVLAVVVSAFQGVTDTLIALARSAVAHESYIAGLRDIEKRHLEALHELLPATTRSGALASVKVLINELSDLLHGAELVGECSPRTLDHIMSFGERLSAFIVSAAFIAQGHAAEMLDARQVIVTNDLFGNARPDRAATDNAITSYFAEHSKLQIVTGFIGATKGSGQTTTLGRGGSDLSASIFGAALKVSEIEIWTDVDGMLTADPRKVPKAFPIPEVTFEEAMELCHFGAKVIYPPTMQPAITANIPIVIKNTFNPASQGTRIVKRAVDHPFAITGISSINAIALIRLEGSGLVGVTGTAMRLFRALATQHTNVILITQASSEHTICCAIDPAGITGARLAVEEEFGLEINAGLIAPLHVEENLAIVSVVGESMRSSPGMCGRVFSALGANGINVVAVAQGSSELNISAVISDRDEAKSLNALHDEFFLSHSKTINLWVVGTGLIGSTLLQQIASQREVLLSSLGIDLQLRGIANSRRMALSQDALTPLPISTELLDTQPAYDAAQFLKHAISNNLPNSIFVDCTASEEVPKLYPQLFEKSIAVVTPNKRGISGSLSLYSTLREAALKRRVPFLHETCVGAALPVLSTLNDLVRSGDTVRSIEAVLSGTLSFIFNSMSNGIPFSAAVKEAKELGYTEPDPRDDLSGLDVARKVLILARVAGIPLELEQIRINSILPEEAMNWSPDEFMEKLPTLDHHFEQQLNEAKNQRQRLFFGARIDCETGYAEIGMRAVALDHPFCALQGADNLVAFSTRRYSKQPLVVKGPGAGAEVTAAGVFADIIRIAR, encoded by the coding sequence ATGCCCCTTAAAAAGATCCTTAAATTTGGCGGCTCCTCCGTTGGCTCACCGAGTCGCATAGTAAGCCTAATTGAGATCGTGAGCGATCCGGCTCGTTATCAAGAGGGCGAGGTGCTAGCCGTTGTCGTCTCTGCATTTCAGGGAGTGACTGATACCCTAATCGCTCTGGCACGTAGCGCTGTAGCACACGAGTCATACATTGCAGGACTCCGCGATATTGAGAAGCGCCACCTTGAGGCGCTACACGAGCTCCTACCTGCCACAACACGTAGTGGCGCCCTGGCATCGGTTAAAGTTCTGATCAATGAGCTCTCGGATCTTCTGCACGGGGCGGAACTTGTAGGAGAGTGCAGCCCACGCACCCTCGATCACATTATGAGCTTTGGAGAGCGGCTCTCCGCTTTTATCGTTAGTGCAGCCTTTATTGCGCAGGGCCATGCAGCCGAGATGCTCGATGCTCGTCAAGTGATCGTTACAAACGATCTCTTTGGCAACGCGCGCCCCGATCGTGCTGCTACCGACAACGCCATTACAAGCTACTTCGCAGAGCATTCGAAGCTTCAGATCGTAACGGGATTTATCGGCGCTACGAAGGGCTCAGGTCAAACTACAACGCTTGGTCGGGGCGGCTCAGATCTTTCGGCTTCAATCTTTGGCGCAGCGCTTAAGGTATCAGAGATAGAGATCTGGACCGACGTGGACGGCATGTTAACTGCCGATCCGCGTAAGGTCCCTAAGGCCTTTCCGATCCCTGAGGTTACCTTTGAAGAGGCCATGGAGCTGTGTCACTTCGGGGCCAAGGTGATCTATCCACCAACAATGCAACCAGCGATCACGGCCAATATTCCGATAGTGATTAAGAACACCTTTAATCCAGCTAGTCAGGGAACTCGCATCGTTAAACGAGCCGTTGATCACCCCTTTGCTATTACAGGCATCTCCTCTATCAACGCCATCGCCCTTATTCGGCTAGAGGGTAGCGGTTTGGTGGGGGTAACTGGAACAGCGATGCGACTCTTTCGAGCGCTGGCTACGCAGCACACCAACGTTATCTTAATTACTCAGGCATCCTCTGAGCACACGATCTGCTGCGCGATAGACCCTGCTGGCATTACCGGCGCACGCCTCGCCGTCGAGGAGGAGTTCGGTCTTGAGATAAACGCTGGCTTAATCGCCCCACTGCATGTTGAAGAGAACCTCGCCATCGTATCGGTCGTGGGCGAGAGTATGCGTAGCTCCCCCGGAATGTGTGGCCGGGTGTTTTCAGCCCTGGGTGCAAACGGCATAAACGTTGTTGCAGTTGCACAGGGCTCTTCAGAGCTTAATATCTCAGCCGTAATCTCAGATAGAGATGAGGCCAAGAGCCTTAATGCCCTGCACGACGAGTTCTTCCTGAGCCATTCAAAGACTATTAACCTGTGGGTCGTTGGAACCGGATTAATCGGCTCCACCCTGCTACAGCAGATCGCATCTCAACGCGAGGTTCTCCTCAGTTCGCTCGGAATTGATCTGCAACTGCGCGGCATCGCAAACAGCCGCCGCATGGCGCTCTCTCAGGATGCGCTAACACCTTTGCCGATCAGCACCGAGTTACTCGACACGCAACCTGCGTACGATGCCGCGCAGTTTCTCAAGCACGCCATCTCGAATAATCTTCCGAACAGTATCTTCGTTGACTGCACTGCAAGCGAGGAGGTCCCGAAGCTCTATCCACAGCTCTTTGAAAAAAGTATCGCAGTTGTAACCCCTAATAAACGGGGTATCTCGGGCTCACTCTCGCTCTATTCAACGTTGCGTGAAGCGGCCCTAAAGCGCCGCGTTCCGTTTCTGCACGAGACCTGTGTTGGAGCCGCACTTCCAGTATTAAGCACATTAAACGATCTGGTACGCAGCGGTGACACGGTGCGCTCAATTGAGGCCGTACTTTCCGGAACATTAAGCTTTATCTTTAACTCGATGTCGAACGGCATCCCCTTTAGCGCCGCCGTAAAGGAGGCTAAAGAGCTAGGATACACGGAACCAGATCCACGCGACGACCTCTCCGGCCTGGATGTCGCTCGTAAGGTGCTGATCCTCGCCCGTGTTGCTGGAATTCCACTTGAGCTCGAACAGATCAGAATAAATTCAATCTTGCCGGAAGAGGCTATGAATTGGTCGCCAGATGAGTTTATGGAGAAACTCCCAACCTTAGATCATCACTTTGAGCAGCAATTAAACGAGGCAAAGAACCAGAGGCAACGGCTCTTCTTTGGTGCTCGTATCGACTGTGAAACGGGCTATGCTGAGATCGGAATGCGCGCAGTGGCGCTTGATCACCCATTCTGTGCCCTGCAGGGCGCAGATAATCTGGTTGCCTTTTCAACTCGCAGATACTCTAAGCAACCCTTAGTGGTAAAGGGGCCCGGCGCAGGTGCCGAGGTAACCGCCGCTGGTGTCTTTGCCGATATTATTCGGATAGCGCGATGA